Proteins from one Dysgonomonas sp. HDW5A genomic window:
- a CDS encoding glycoside hydrolase family 5 protein: MKKISIYLLGLVFTLLSVFPAGCFSNNPIEGDKSDFVAVNGKLSVQGISLVNEAGEPIVLRGVSLGWHNWWPRFYNKSTVAWLKKDWNCNLIRAAIGVDPKKGYIDNPDFSIACLTNVVDAAIENNMYVIIDWHSHHIRLEEAKAFFTLAAEKYKDYPNIIYEIYNEPIDDSWEEVKAYSEEIIKTIRSIDKDNVILVGTPHWDQDIHLAADNPISGYDNIMYTLHFYAGTHKQELRDRADYALSKNLPIFVSECAGMNADGDGAINLEEWNTWKEWMSRNQISWAAWSIADKNETCSMIKSKKSPAYGWTENDLKEWGKIIRNTLQKENR; this comes from the coding sequence ATGAAAAAGATTTCTATATACCTTTTAGGATTGGTATTTACATTACTATCGGTATTTCCTGCTGGTTGCTTTTCAAATAACCCTATAGAGGGAGATAAGAGCGATTTTGTGGCTGTAAACGGCAAGCTGTCGGTACAGGGGATATCTTTGGTTAATGAGGCGGGAGAACCTATCGTTCTTCGGGGAGTCAGTCTTGGATGGCACAATTGGTGGCCACGATTTTATAATAAAAGTACGGTTGCATGGCTGAAAAAAGACTGGAACTGTAACCTTATCAGAGCAGCAATAGGCGTAGACCCCAAGAAAGGATATATAGACAATCCCGACTTTTCGATTGCATGTTTAACCAATGTAGTAGATGCAGCTATCGAGAACAATATGTATGTAATTATCGATTGGCACAGTCATCATATTCGCTTAGAAGAAGCTAAAGCATTTTTCACTCTGGCTGCCGAGAAATACAAAGATTACCCGAATATCATCTACGAAATTTATAATGAACCTATCGATGACTCATGGGAAGAGGTCAAAGCATATTCCGAGGAGATAATCAAAACAATCCGGTCAATAGATAAAGATAACGTAATATTGGTAGGAACACCTCATTGGGATCAGGATATACATCTGGCAGCCGATAATCCGATCAGTGGTTATGATAATATTATGTATACCCTTCACTTTTATGCAGGTACTCATAAACAAGAGTTAAGAGACAGAGCCGATTATGCTCTTAGTAAGAACTTACCCATTTTCGTTTCGGAATGTGCCGGAATGAATGCAGATGGTGACGGCGCTATCAATCTTGAGGAATGGAATACATGGAAGGAATGGATGAGCCGGAACCAAATCAGCTGGGCAGCATGGTCTATTGCCGATAAAAACGAAACATGCTCTATGATAAAATCAAAAAAATCGCCCGCTTATGGATGGACTGAAAACGATCTGAAAGAATGGGGTAAAATTATACGAAATACATTGCAGAAAGAAAACAGATAA
- a CDS encoding acetylxylan esterase: MKRITNYFLLILIAGLILSCKTKIAEDTSPKITESYSDSWRFHAGEGTDSAWFDTKFDDKNWQEVTSQKLLKDQDISLDNGFGWYRKTIQLSDSLQQGIKNKGGLVLHLGRLAACDEVYFNGQPVGKTGEFPQNYMGYFDNERNYLITSDKVNYGGDNLIAIKFHDGWNVGGFLEGAKLSVSTAETNDKILLDVAVADSDYIFLGENPIQITAKIENKNNWDIDGKLIVTLTTDDYQPVKSDSLNISIEGLKNYSKSFELANPQPGFYRYTVQLKRNNEIVTEKKFNVGYEPEKIQSPIDAKTDFKEFWDNNLKELAKVAPNYKLTLKPEYSQHGYDMYLVEMYSFGNELIRGYYAKPQKEGKHPVIVEYMGYGSSPYPANQWWDGFAYFVLSVRGQALNQPTNRFGKWITYGLDNKDDYYYRGAFMDVVRALDFVSSRPEIDSDKITVRGGSQGGALSFVAASLDKRVKVAAPNIPFLSDYPDYFKIAPWPKSDFDEYMKAHPEAKWEDVYNLLSYFDIKNLAQWIECPLIMGIGVQDNVCPPHINFAAYNQVKSKKRWMAFPHHAHSVGKEYNDAAMAFIKETLNFKDQ, translated from the coding sequence ATGAAAAGAATTACCAACTATTTTCTATTGATTTTGATAGCAGGATTAATACTATCCTGCAAAACCAAAATAGCAGAAGATACCAGCCCCAAAATAACAGAGAGCTATTCTGACTCGTGGCGTTTTCACGCAGGTGAAGGAACCGACAGTGCTTGGTTCGATACTAAGTTTGATGATAAAAACTGGCAGGAAGTCACATCACAGAAACTACTAAAAGATCAGGACATATCGTTAGACAATGGTTTTGGATGGTATCGAAAGACCATACAGTTATCGGATAGCTTACAGCAAGGAATCAAAAACAAAGGAGGATTAGTACTTCATTTGGGCAGATTGGCTGCATGCGACGAGGTATATTTCAATGGTCAACCGGTAGGTAAAACAGGAGAGTTTCCTCAAAACTACATGGGTTACTTTGATAACGAAAGAAACTACCTGATAACTTCCGACAAAGTAAATTACGGAGGAGATAATCTTATTGCTATCAAATTTCACGATGGCTGGAATGTAGGCGGTTTTCTGGAAGGAGCAAAACTATCTGTATCAACTGCCGAAACCAATGATAAAATTTTACTAGATGTAGCCGTTGCTGATTCCGACTATATATTTTTAGGTGAGAACCCCATACAAATAACCGCAAAGATTGAGAACAAAAACAATTGGGATATTGACGGAAAATTAATTGTCACATTGACTACTGACGATTATCAGCCTGTCAAGTCGGATTCTTTGAACATATCCATTGAAGGGTTGAAAAACTATTCCAAATCTTTTGAGCTGGCAAACCCTCAACCCGGATTTTACAGATATACCGTGCAATTGAAACGCAACAACGAAATTGTTACAGAAAAGAAGTTCAATGTGGGTTACGAACCTGAGAAAATACAATCGCCCATCGATGCAAAGACCGACTTTAAAGAATTTTGGGATAACAACCTTAAAGAACTGGCAAAAGTAGCCCCTAATTATAAGCTGACTTTAAAGCCCGAATATTCTCAACACGGATACGATATGTATCTCGTTGAAATGTATTCTTTCGGAAACGAACTCATCAGAGGATATTATGCCAAACCTCAAAAGGAAGGTAAACATCCTGTTATTGTGGAATATATGGGCTACGGATCGTCTCCTTATCCGGCGAACCAATGGTGGGATGGTTTTGCATACTTCGTTCTTTCGGTGAGAGGACAGGCGTTGAATCAACCAACCAACCGCTTTGGAAAATGGATTACCTATGGTCTTGATAACAAAGACGACTATTATTACAGAGGTGCATTTATGGATGTAGTACGGGCATTGGACTTTGTTTCGTCCCGTCCCGAAATTGATTCGGATAAGATAACCGTGCGTGGAGGAAGTCAGGGTGGAGCATTGTCATTTGTGGCTGCATCGCTCGATAAACGTGTAAAAGTGGCGGCTCCTAATATTCCGTTTCTATCGGACTATCCCGACTATTTTAAAATTGCTCCCTGGCCTAAAAGCGATTTTGATGAGTATATGAAAGCACATCCCGAAGCAAAATGGGAAGATGTATATAATCTGTTATCTTATTTCGACATCAAGAATCTGGCTCAATGGATAGAATGCCCTCTTATTATGGGTATTGGTGTACAAGATAATGTATGCCCTCCGCACATCAATTTTGCCGCCTACAATCAGGTAAAATCAAAAAAACGCTGGATGGCTTTTCCGCATCATGCACACAGTGTGGGTAAGGAGTACAACGACGCAGCCATGGCTTTTATAAAAGAAACACTAAACTTTAAAGATCAATGA
- a CDS encoding cellulase family glycosylhydrolase, which yields MKKLILLAALALSLFSCTEKKAVTAPSFVKQKEGKLTINDKPYYFIGTNFWFGAILGSEGQGGNRERLLKELDFMKENGINNLRVLVGADGHSGQKVKVMPTLQIEPGVYNDTIFDGLDFLMAELGKRDMYAVLYLNNSWEWSGGYGQYLNWAGRGDVPEAGVQDWPVFVKHVAQYADCDTCHTLFLNHVKHVITRTNRYTGKKYIDDTAIMSWQVGNEPRSFSDEGKPAFVKWLKETTALIRSLDPNHLISLGNEGTKGCEEDMSLFEQINSDPNVDYLTIHIWPKNWSWIDPAQVVASVDTAIVETDKYIDNHLAIAKKLNKPIVIEEFGYPRDNHKYTLDDTTVARDKYYSNIFSKIISSKENNGLIAGCNFWTWGGFGRPAHTFWEPWDDYVGDPSQEEQGLNSVFDTDTTIKVIKSYTQKL from the coding sequence ATGAAAAAACTGATTCTACTTGCAGCTTTAGCTTTAAGCCTATTCTCCTGCACCGAGAAGAAAGCGGTAACTGCTCCTTCTTTCGTAAAGCAGAAGGAAGGCAAGCTTACGATAAACGACAAGCCTTACTACTTTATCGGCACTAACTTCTGGTTCGGGGCTATATTGGGTTCCGAAGGGCAAGGCGGTAACCGTGAACGTTTACTTAAAGAGCTTGATTTTATGAAAGAAAACGGCATCAATAATCTTCGGGTTCTTGTAGGTGCCGACGGACATAGCGGACAAAAGGTAAAAGTTATGCCGACTCTTCAAATAGAGCCGGGAGTGTATAACGATACTATTTTCGACGGATTAGATTTCCTCATGGCGGAACTGGGTAAACGGGATATGTATGCGGTACTTTATCTTAACAATAGTTGGGAATGGAGTGGCGGATACGGACAGTATCTCAATTGGGCAGGACGTGGCGATGTACCCGAAGCAGGGGTTCAGGATTGGCCTGTATTTGTAAAGCATGTTGCCCAATATGCCGATTGCGACACTTGTCATACCTTGTTTCTGAATCATGTAAAGCACGTTATCACCAGAACCAACCGTTATACGGGAAAGAAATATATTGACGATACTGCAATCATGTCGTGGCAGGTGGGTAACGAGCCTCGCTCATTCAGCGATGAAGGTAAACCTGCATTCGTAAAATGGTTGAAAGAAACTACTGCTCTTATCCGTTCTCTTGATCCTAATCACCTTATTTCATTGGGTAATGAGGGTACTAAAGGATGTGAAGAAGACATGAGTCTTTTCGAACAAATCAATTCAGACCCCAATGTCGATTATCTGACCATTCATATCTGGCCTAAAAACTGGAGCTGGATAGATCCTGCTCAGGTAGTAGCATCTGTAGATACAGCAATCGTTGAAACCGATAAGTACATTGATAATCATCTGGCTATTGCCAAAAAGCTAAACAAGCCTATAGTTATCGAAGAGTTCGGATATCCGCGCGATAATCACAAATATACATTGGACGATACTACGGTTGCACGTGATAAATATTACTCCAATATTTTCTCGAAAATAATAAGTTCGAAAGAAAACAATGGTCTGATTGCAGGATGCAACTTCTGGACATGGGGAGGATTCGGAAGACCTGCTCACACATTCTGGGAACCGTGGGACGATTATGTAGGTGATCCATCGCAAGAAGAACAAGGTTTAAACTCTGTTTTCGATACAGATACGACCATCAAAGTCATCAAAAGCTATACTCAAAAACTATAA